The sequence AATGATAACCCTCCCACTAATAattggctataaataggagaagctaaagaaagagaaagggttGGAATTTTGGGGAGAGGAatagagagagacaaagagagtatagaaaagaaaagcaacacagagagagagagagagagagagagagagagagagagagagagagagagaagtgatcTCATTGAGTCTTTGTGTCTAAAatgacccaaagtaggaaatccaaGCTCACTATACAAGTAAGTTAACCTCATCTTTGGCGCacacaattggcgcccaccgtggggctctcctacAATGTTGTGGTTCTAAAGGGACTCAAGCTCAGGAAAAATGTCTGAAAGACGTTCGGAGAGGCACGCGGAAAGTGGATCCGtaggatcttctcggggatcTAGCTGGCGAGAGCACAGGCAAGATGAGTAAGAAGATAGGGAGCACAGTCAACAAGAAGAAATGTTTGGCATGGGAGAGGGATCATACCAGACCCAACGGATAGTCTCTGGTGCTACGGGACATAGGCAAAGGGAGGAGAGAGATGGAGAGCTTGAACGACTACGCAGACTAGTCAGAAACTTGGAGCTGGAGGCAAGGGGCAGGTGTCGAAGAAAGGACAGGGATTACCAAGACAGAAGAGTCGACAGTGGGGGAAATAGATATGGGGTGGGGTCTAATCAGTTCGGTTCTCGTCAACAGCGAAGTCATTCACATTCCCGGGAATCCTGTAAGCATCGAGACCGTTCGCATTCACGGGGATCTCGACGACATCGGGACCGGTCACGCTCCCGAAAGTCAGGGCAACACCGAGATCACTCACGTTCACGGGAGCATGTAGTTAGGAATTCAGTCTCCCTGGAGGAAAGGTGGCCTCATAATGCTGCCATGGATGCTATGAGTCACGCTTTGCGAAAAGCAGCTCGGTCCCCATTTTCAGAGGATATCGAATGGGCTGAAATGCTGAGCAGGTTTACCCGCCCACCGTTCAATTGCTTCGACGGGAAAATAGACCCAGTAGAGCACGTTAGTCATTATATTCAGATGATGTCTCTACATACTTATAACGATGCgttgatgtgcaaggtatttccTCCGAGTTTAGGACCAACCGTTTTGAGGTGGTTTAATGGGCTACAAAAGGGCTTCATACATAGCTTTTCTGAGCTAATTTAGGAGTTCGGCGTTCGATTCATGACTTGCAGCTGTGTACCACAACTGGTAGATGTGCTTTTATCCATAAAAATGAGGGCAGGGGAGACCCTTCGTAGTTATGCTAGCCGATATTGGGAGCTATACAATGAGATAGGCGGGGATAATGAGAAGGTTGCAGCAAGCTCTTTTAGAATGGGGTTGCCTAAGGACTCCGGACTATGGGAGTCATTAACTAAGAAGCCTCCCGAAGACATGAGGCAGCTTATGAGACACATTGAGGAATATAAACGACTGGAGGATGACCGGCTGCAAAGTAAGGGCAAAGCGCCGATGATGAATCGTCCCCGACAAAGTGGTTTTCCGCTCAGATCCCGAGGGGGCTTGACGATTCAAGAACCGGCAACACAGATAAGAGAAGTAAATGTGACATTTAAGGAGCCGGTACACAGGATTGTTGACCGGATCAAATACGAGCCGTAATTTCGGTGACCAAATAAGATGGGAGGAGACCCATCTAGGAGGAATCAGAATTTGTACTGCACCTATCACCGGGACAAAGGTCACACTACCGAACAATGTCAGGTGTTGAAGGATCACCTCGGGCAGTTGGTTAAGGCCGAGCATTTAAAGGAATTTGTGCTGGACTCAAGGGACAGAGGTACGGGGCAAGATACTCGATAAAGGGGGAACCCTCTTCCACCCCCTGTAGGGGTAATTGAAGTTATTCATGCTGCCCCAGAGAGGCTCATTGCAGGAAGAAGGAAAGGAGTGTTGACTATAGTACCAGTGAAGAGCTGTTCAGGCGTACAGCCACCAGAGAAGAAAATAAGGTCTGCACGGGAGCCTATCACTTTCGACGGTGATGATTTTGAGGGGAAAATCCAACTGCATGATGACGCATTAGTGGTCACGACCCGAATAAGTGGCTTCTTGGTGAAAAGGGTAATGGTAGACCAAGGAAGCGGGGCCGATGTAATGTATCTGGATCTATTCAGGGGGCTTGGATTGAAAAAGGAGGACCTTGCGAAGTATAGTTCGCCCTTGGTTGGGTTCAATGGTAAGGTAGTAATTCCGGAATGGCAAATTTCACTTCCCGTGATTATGAGGGGCAAAGAGGTAGTTGTAACATTTACAATAGTAACTTCATTTTCTCTGTATACGGCGATCTTGGGAAGGTCGTGGATCCATTCAATGGAGGCTGTTCCATCTACCCTGCATATAAAGATCAAGTTCCCTACCGAGTAGGGCATTGTCGTGATAAGAGAAAACCAGCAAGTGGCAAGACAGTGTCTTATTGCCGTAGTTAATTGGAAGCGGGAGAATTAGGCCGAT is a genomic window of Quercus lobata isolate SW786 chromosome 2, ValleyOak3.0 Primary Assembly, whole genome shotgun sequence containing:
- the LOC115961401 gene encoding uncharacterized protein LOC115961401, whose amino-acid sequence is MGGDPSRRNQNLYCTYHRDKGHTTEQCQVLKDHLGQLVKAEHLKEFVLDSRDRERLIAGRRKGVLTIVPVKSCSGVQPPEKKIRSAREPITFDGDDFEGKIQLHDDALVVTTRISGFLVKRVMVDQGSGADVMYLDLFRGLGLKKEDLAKYSSPLVGFNGKVVIPEWQISLPVIMRGKEVVVTFTIVTSFSLYTAILGRSWIHSMEAVPSTLHIKIKFPTE